A stretch of DNA from Bacillus solimangrovi:
TGTAACCTTTTCCAACTTCATCCGTCTTATCGTTAAGAAAGGGTGGATGACTATGAAGAAGTTAATGTTGAGTGTAATGGCAATCTGGCTAGTTGCTTGTAGTTCAAATGGTGTAGAAGAAACAACGGAATCGGCACCAGTTGAAGCAGAATCGGAATTTAGTGGCGAAAGTTTAAAAAATATGTCTTTAGAAAATGAAGCTAATATTAGCATTGAACAAGACAAAGTTTCTGAACGAATGGTCGCGTATGAAAGTTATGTAGAAGTGTCAGTGAAAGATGTTGAAGACGTGATGGAATCAGTTGAAGAAACAGTGAAGGAATCTGGTGGGTATATTGTAGAGTCAACTATTTCAACTGATGGCAATTATAAGCGAGGTCATTTGTCTGTTCGAGTGCCAAGTCAAGGATTTGAAAACTTTCTCACGTACGTTGAATCAGTGAGTGAACAAGTTGATGAACGAAATGTTCGTGGGGAAGATGTAACAGAGGAATATGTTGACCTTCAATCTCGTTTGAAGGCAAAGCGTGCAGTGGAGGAACGGTTACTTTCATTCATGAATGAAGCGGAAAAAACAGAAGATTTATTAAAGATTTCAGATGATCTCGCTCGTGTACAGGAAGAGATTGAGAGAGTCGAGGGGCGAGTCAAATACTTAAAGAACAATACTGACTATGCATTAGTGAATATTACGTTGCGAGATATTAAGATTGCAATACCTGATGTTATGAATACAGACGATTTACAAACAGGGGAGAAGATCAAACAGGCCTTCATGTCATCACTTAATGGAATCACTGCCTTTTTCTCTTCGATTGTAGTCTTTCTAATAGGATTTTCTCCTATTATTTTGCTAGTTGCTGCGATTGGAAGTGTAGTATTCATCATTTTAAAAAAACGAAAAGGAAGAGGAAAACGCACATCCGAGTGAGGATGTGCGTTTCATATATCAAACTTAAAATAGTAGGTATGGTTCGCATATTTTAGTTAGTTTCTTATTCTAAGTCCTTTGTTGAGTTAAACATATAGTTTTTATGATGGAAACGAATGCTGAAGATGATCCCCATAGCAAACATATTTGCCATAAGTGAGCTTCCACCATAACTAATGAATGGTAGTGGTATACCTGTTATTGGAACGAGCTGAATGGTCATCCCAATATTTTGCAGTACATGAAAAGCGATCATGCTCACAACACCAGAACAGATATATACATTGAAATCTTTATTCGTTCCTAGCGATATTTTAATTAAATGATAGATGAGCAAGAAGAACAAACTGACGACAAAGCTTGTTCCTATAAAACCGAATTCTTCACCGATAACACTGAAAATGAAATCAGTGTGGCTCTCAGGAATATAGACTTGTCGATTACCAATTCCTTCATCAGTGTTTACTTTTCCAGTGAGCATACCTGAACCAATCGCTCGTATTGATTTCGTTAAGTGATAACCTTCTGATGTTTGGTAGTTTAGCGGGTCAAGCCATGAATAAATCCGTCCGAGTTGATATGGTGCTACTCCAAATGTTTCTTGCAAAAATTTCGGTGCTTTTAAGACGAGGGCAATCGCTGTTACACCAATTGCAGCTACCAAGCCGTAAATTGGGAGTACAATTTTCCACGAAATTCCTGATACGATAATCATACCTGCTGTGATGGCAAGAAATACGAGTGATGTTCCAAGATCGGGCTGTTGCATTATAAGAAATAGCGGGAGAGCAAGTGTTAAGCCGATTTTAAAAAGGAGCTGGAAGTCTGTTTGAATCGTTTTTTCACTATATTTCTTATGATGATCAGCAATAACCTTACTTAATGCTAATATAAAAAGAACTTTCATGAACTCTGATGGTTGAATCGTAATATCTCCAGGTAATCTAAACCAACTTTTTTGTCCGTTAATAACAGGGGCAATTTTTGCTGGAGATAGCCATAAAACGAGTAATGAGAAATTTCCGACTCCGTATAAGTACCATGTTAACTTTCTGTAGCGATCTGTATCAAAGATGGTCATCACCGCAATGATCCCAGTACCGATCACATACCAAAAGATTTGCTTACTAACAAAATTTCCTCCATATTGGCCACTACTTTGAGCACTCCATATGGAAATGCAACTAACTATGCCGAAAACTAATAAATAAAAGATGAGTTGCCAATCAATCCGTTCGCTAATTTTATTGTTCATAAGTCTACACCTTATCAATTAAATTGTTTAATCATATGTCAACAGTTTTATTTCCACCTTTTATTAAATGGGTGAAGAAATAAAACATGTGCTGTTGGTTAAATGATATATATAGTAGTTATCATACAATCTATTAAAAGAGATTACAATATGTTGAATTTACCGAAAAAAACGTTCTGTCAAAAGTAAAAGTAGTGTTGAAGAAAACATTTATTAAGATTACATATGATTCGTTCAAGGTGATGAATTTTCGTCATTGTTTTAATAATAATAGAAAGTAGCTCGATAATATAATAAAGGTAGAAAACAAGAATCCATTACTTAAGTTGATCACATAACAGTGTGAGTGGAATAACCTCCCACACTGATAGGGAATTTTCTATAACATTTTAATAAAAACATGAAATTATTGCAGATTCTCAATTTTGTGTGTATGTTGATTTACGAGATACCACCCTAATGTTGTACTATGAGTTGAATTTGAAGAATCAGTGATCGTTTCATAGACGTGTATGACATAGTTAGCATCTTGCATGTGATCGAACTCTATCTTCGTTTGATCATTTTCAATTAGATTTAAATGTTCACGTACGAGTTGAACTGCTTCTTGTTTAGATATTGTTTTGTCGCTAACATTCATTTGCCTTAGTTGTGCATCTTCCTCAACTGTTGTTGAAGGAGCATCGACTTCTTTCTCTGAACAAGCAGTAAGAAACAAAATCAATATAATAAAAAAGTACTTATACATCGCTCTACCTCCTTCTTCATATTGTTACACAACATGAAATGTTTTATGATGTATCAACTAACGTTAAAATCTCAAATCAAAAGAAAAAAGTTATGTCTGTTATTAATAAAAAAAGTGGACCATTGGTAAGGTCCACGAACAATGATAATTATTTATTTAAGAGGTTAAAGACATGCTGGACATCTTTGTCGCCACGTCCAGATATATTGACGATTATAATCTCATCTTGTCCCATCGTAGGAGCGAGTTTCATCGCATGTGCAACTGCATGAGCACTTTCAAGAGCGGGAATAATTCCTTCAGTGCGTGAGAGCCGCTCGAATGCTTCAAGCACTTCTTCATTTGATACAGTTACATATTCTGCACGATTCGTTACTTTCAAATGGCTGTGCTCAGGTCCAATACCAGGATAATCAAGCCCAGCAGCGATTGAATATGTTGGACGCGGATTACCTTCATCATCAAGCAAAGTTAATGTCTTAAAGCCATGAATAATTGCAGGTACACCTTCTGTTAATGTGGCTGCCTTATCTGGTTCAACCCCGATTAAACGTACATTCTCTTCTTTAAGATAATGCGCAAATGCACCGATTGCATTACTACCTCCACCTACACAGGCAATAACAGCATCAGGAAGTCGTCCTTCCTTTTCGACAATTTGGCGTTTGGACTCTTCACTAATGATTGCTTGGAAATGCTTCACCATTGTTGGATAAGGATGTGGTCCAACAGCTGAGCCTAACAAATAGAATGTATGTTGATAGTTCTCAATTAGATCACCAAGTGCAGCATCAACAGCATCCTTTAATCTCCCTTGTCCTTTATCAACAGCAATCACTTCTGCACCTAACAGCTCCATACGGAATACGTTCAATGCTTGGCGTTTAGTATCTTCTAATCCCATATAAATGACACAGTCCATATCAAACATTGCACAGCCCATCGCTGTTGCAACACCGTGTTGACCAGCACCTGTTTCGGCAATGACCCGTTTAGCACCCATTCGTTTTGCTAGTAATATTTGTCCAAGTACGTTGTTGATTTTATGTGCACCAGTGTGATTTAAGTCTTCACGTTTTAAGTAAATTTTCGCACCACCAAGTTTGCTCGTTAAGTTAGCAGCGAATGTGAGTGGATTCTCTCTTCCAACATATTCTTTTAAGTAATACTTGAATTCTTGGTTAAATTCTTTATCATCTTTAAACCGTTCGAATTGCTCTTCAATGTGATCAAGTGCTTCTTGTAACTCTGGTGAAACTTCACTACCACCAAATATACCAAAATACCCTTTTTGTTCTGTCTGTACTCTGCTCATCCTATTTACCTCCTTAGCTCATCTCTTTTCTAGTAAATGTTATCATATTATTAGATTTATTTAGTGGAAGGATAAAAAAATTCCAATAACTATTCATATTATTGTAAAAAGATAGAAAAAACTGAATAAATTAGTTTAAAATAATATATAATTCTAGTAAAATTTATTAATAGGTTTTACTTTCTTAAATTCAACAGGGGGATGAGACGAGTGAAAAGTATTAAGTCAAAGTTATTATTGACATTAATTCCAGTTATGATCGTTGCCTTAGTGGCGGTTTCATGGGTTAACCACAATAAAGCGAAAGAGTTTCTCGTGAAAGACTTTGAAGAGAAAGCATTCTTGCAACTAGAGCTAATAAAAAGCACAATAGCAGATGATTTGACGATCCATATGGAGAGAATTAAGAATATTGCGAAAGACGCAAACCTTCAAGGTGATTCAAGGTTTATAAAACAGTCTATTCTAAGAGAACGCAATACAGAATATCCAGAATATAGTACATTTTTTATCGCAAATAATAATGGAGAGGCATTTACAGTAGACGGGAAGTCTTTAAATGTAAAAGACAGTTTATACTTTCAAAAAATAATGAAAGAGAATCAGGAGATTGCAGTATCTGATCCTATCGTAACTAAATTGAGTGATGAACAAGTAATCGTGATTGCGGCACCGATTAAAATGTTTAATCGACCAATGGGGATTGTTGCAGCGACATTACCGTTAACAGAATTAACGAAAATGACTGAAGATATAAAAGTTAGTGAAACAGGTTATACGACAATTTTACAAGCAGATGGGATGTTTATTACTCATCCGAATGAAGAATTAGCAATGAAAAAGAAGCTTCATGAACTAGATGTACCTGAGCTTGTCCAAGCACAAAATGATTTAGAAGCAGGGAAAGCTGGTACACAAAATTATGTCTTTGAAGGTGAAGAACGTTACGTCTATTATGATAAAATTCCAATAATCGGGTGGAGCGCACTTTCTGTAGTACCAGTGAAAGAAGCAACAAGTCAATTATCTTATTTAGCAACGTTATCTTTCGTAACTGCAGCAATTGTCATTGCTTTCTGTATTTTAATTATTTTTATTTTCTCATCTCGATTAGTTAGACCAATTCAGAAATTAAGTTCACTCACTACAAATTTAGCTGAGGGAGACTTAACAATTAAAGTAGAGAATCATACAAATGATGAAGTAGGTTTGTTAGGTCAAAATTTCAATACAATGGTTGAAAAAATTCAAGGCATGTTATCAAAAGTGCAAGAAGTTGCCAATCATGTTAAGCAATCTTCGGATACACTTTGTGTGTCAAGTGAGGATACGAAAAATTCTGCAGAACAAGTAGCAGTGACGATTTCTGAGCTTGCAACGGGTACGAATGATATTGCGAATTCAGTTACGAGCACGACAAATCAAATTACAACGATGTTAAATACGGTTGACCAAATTGCATCCTTCACTGATGAGGTAATTGAAACTTCAGAAGAAAGTCGTAACGCAGCGAAAAAGGGACATACGTTCAGTGCTGAAGCGTTGCAGAAGATGGATGAGATGAATCATACTGTACTGGAAACGTCAGAAATTATCGGAAAGTTAGACAAACAATCAAAGCAAATCGGTAATATTGTTGAAATGATAACAAACATCGCAGGACAGACGAACTTACTAGCTCTTAATGCTTCGATTGAAGCCGCTCGTGCCGGAGAACATGGCAAAGGCTTTGCTGTAGTAGCTGAAGAAGTGCGGAAGTTAGCAGTTGAAACGACTAGCTCAGCAGATCAGATATCAATGTTAATTAACAAGACACAAGAAGAAAGTCATCGAGCTGTTAAAGCAGCGGAGCGAGGAACAAAAGTTGTCGAAGAAGGAACTCAGACAGTGATCCAGACGACAGAAGTATTTGATGAGATTAGTACACATGTCGATGAGGTACTCGGTCGTAATAAGGAAATTCATGAAGCAATTCAGTTATTGAAGGATACAGGATCAGTCATTGGAAAAGAGATGGAAACTATCTCCTCATTCACTGAAGAAGCGTCAGCAGGTGCACAAGAGGTAAGTGCAACGAGTGAAGAACAAGCATCTAGTGCAAATGTTATTTCTCATGATGCAGTCAAGCTTGCAGCATTAGCAGAGGAATTACAAGAAATGATGAGTCAGTTCAGAGTAAAATAATATTGGTACTTAAATAAATTTAATATGACCTATCATAGCTAATCTCAATATATTGTTTATCTCAATTGTTGAGTAACAGAGAAAATCATGCTTTAATAGAGGGAATTAAATAGTGAAAATCATTGTGAGTGCCTGTTGTATTGTTTAACAACAGGATAATAGGGAAATCGGTGAAAATCCGATGCAGCCCCCGCTACTGTATATGTCATTGAAATTGTCATACACCACTAGCATTTATGCTGGGAAGGGACGAAAGTAAAGAAAGGCATAAGCCAGGAGACCTGCTCATGAAGTGATTCCATTTCTTCGGAGGGAAGAAAGGTGAGTGCAGCTAGCTGTATGAATGTCATACCGTTATTTTCATGCGAACCTTAACTTTCTTACGAGAAAGTTAAGGTTTTTTATCGTAATGAAATCAGATTAGGCATTGGTATCAATTTTAAGCAAGGTTAACTTGAGGTTATAAGGCTACAGATGATGCAGAATAAGAAACAATTGCTTGTCAATTTTACAATAACTCTCAAGGTGTGAAAGTGAAACGATTGAATTAGGTAAAGGGGCTACAGAGATGAAACGAAAAGCAAAGTCATTGATGATACAAGGTACACATTCTGATGCGGGAAAAAGTGTACTCGTTGCAGCATTTTGCCGAATATTTAATGACAAAGGGTACGAAACCGCTCCATTTAAGTCTCAAAATATGGCATTGAATTCGTATATTACGATTGATGGTAAGGAAATTGGACGAGCACAAGGTGTGCAGGCAGAAGCGGCACGTGTTGAAGCAACCGTTCAAATGAATCCAATTCTTATAAAACCATCCAGTGATTCTAGATCACAAATTGTCGTTTACGGCAAACCTTATCAAAACATGGAAGCATTTAATTATCGTAAACATTTTTATGATAAAGGAGTACAGATTATCCATGACTCTTTCGCACAGTTAAGTGAAACGTATGAAAGAATCGTAATTGAAGGTGCAGGTAGTCCAGCAGAAGTGAACTTAAATGATCGAGAAATCGTCAACATGAAGGTTGCAGAAATAGCAGATGCACCTGTTATTCTTGTCGGTGATATTGAACGAGGTGGCGTATTTGCTAGCTTAGTAGGTACATTGCAATTATTATCAGAGCATGATCGGAAGCGTGTAATTGGAGTTATCATTAATAAGTTTCGCGGAGATATTTCCTTATTAGAGAACGGATTAACTTGGTTTGAAGAATATACGGGTGTACCTGTTCTGGGAGTCATCCCTTATCTACATGGCTTGAACATTGATGCAGAGGATTCAGTTGTTCTCGATACGAAACCATCTGGATTATTCCAACAGTCTGACCTTGATATAGTCGTTCTCCGCCTTCCGTATATTTCGAATTTCACAGATATTGATCCGTTCTTCTTAGAAGATGATTGTGATGTAAGGTATGTGTCGAAAAGTAGCCATTTTGGCGATCCTGATCTCGTCATCATACCTGGTAGTAAAAGTACAATTGCAGATCTTCAATTTTTACACGACAGTGGCCTAGCAAATTGTGTGAAAGAAGCAGCACAAAAGGAAACGATGATTATTGGTATTTGTGGTGGATATCAAATGCTCGGTCAAATAGTAGAGGACCCTTATGAGGTTGAATCAGTTACTAAACAAGCAGAAGGCCTAGCGTTATTTCCGATTAAAACGACGATGGCAAAAGAGAAGCGAACGGTTCGATCGACTGGCGAACTGTCTTTTGATAATCTTTCGTTTCAGGTTGAAGGGTATGAAATACATATGGGTCAAACAGATGGTGATGGTAAAGGTTTCATAACAATGCATGATCATCAAGATGGAAAAATCAATCATGAGGAGACGATTGTTGGAACGTATTTCCACGGTTTATTCCATAATGACCGTTTCAGACATCATTTATTAAATACACTACGAAACAGAAAAGGTTTGGCTCCAATACAAGACCGAACTTTCTATGACGAATTAAGAGAAGATGCATACAACAAACTCGCAGACCATGTCCGCACTCATGTCGATATTGAAAGAATCGAAACAATTATGGAGACCTATTCTTCGTGATGTAGCTTCAGTTCAACTGGTGGGGGTGACCTCACCTCCACTCTCCAATTAGTATGAAGTGAAACTTAAGGTTTTTTACAATTAAACTAATGCTAAGATCCTCAGTAATGAAGGTTTCTCTTATTTACATTTTAAAAAATTCACATTCTTTTCTTATTAGATTCACCACAAAAACTACATTAATAGTCCTTGAAAACCTGTACGATGCATACACTCGTATAAAGTGAGACTTCCATAACTGTTAGTTGAACACTGTCGAATTTCATTTCAGCGATACCATCGATTGAAGTGTAGAAATATACAGTAAATTAGTAGATTGACAACATATTTATAAGCTAAAGCCGATGTATAAGGTAGACGATAACTGTGTCATACGTTCATTACGTAAAGTTAAACCTAGAAAGGGTTTGAGGTGATGGTACTAAAAAATAATTTAGTAGGAAAAGATCATTCAATTATCAATCAACATTGGTCAAGTACTGGAACTATGAACCTTTTATTAATAACCGATAATGAAGCAGTTAGAGTTGAGATTGAGCAAGTGTTAAACGAAACTGAGCTTGTTCTGGACTGCCTTGCTAGTGATGAAGTGAAGCAGTTATTTGCAATGGATAAAGAGTTATCAGCAACTTGTGTATTCATAGATGATAGCTTAGCTAAATCTGATCTCCTTTCAATTTGCTCAACACTTATCGAACAGAGCACGGAACATATTTTATCAATCTTACTTTTAATCGATGAAGAAAATCAACAAAACGTATTAGAGGAAGCATTTGAAATTGGCATATTTGATTTTATTAAAAAACCAATTGAAAAGTGGGATCTATTAGGTAGATTAAATGCAATGTGGCATTTGCATCGGGAGTCAATGAATCGACGCAAAAATGAAGCAGCAATGAATGATTTGCTTGAACAATTTCGTTTGAATATTTCTGCCTTAAAAGCAGCGGCGAATGCAATTACAATTACAGATAGAAATGGCCGAATTGCTTGGGTGAACCCATATTTTACAAAGCTAACAGGTTATGCAGAGCATGAAGCGGTAGGGAAAAACATGCGAATTTTGAAATCAAGTGTTCATACGAAAGAATTCTACCAACAACTATGGGATACAATTACTTCTGGTAAGGTATGGAGAGGGCAAATTACGAATCGAAGAAAAGATGGTATTATCTACCATGAAGAAATGTCAATTACACCTGTCTACAATAAGTTGGGTATAATTACCCACTTTATTTCTATTAAAGAGGATATTACCGAACGAAAAGAGATGGAACAACAAAGGTTAGATGATCTACAAGTTGCAAAGCGTGTGCAACAAAGTGCATTAAGTTTGCCATTTGAGGATGAAGAGATTGATTTCTCTGCGATATATTTGCCATCATCAGAGCTTGCAGGTGACATGTATAGCTGGTTTAAAATTGATGAGACGAAATATGGTGTCATTGTTTTAGATGTAATGGGACATGGAGTACCTTCTTCACTTGTAAGCATGTCTGTTCGCTCAGTTGTAGGTGGTTTTATTACAAAGACAATCGATCCAGTGAAGGTTATAAAAGAGTTAAATGACCATATGCTTGAACTTTTTAGACACGATGATAGCTATATTAACCACTATTTCACAGCTATCTATATGGTCGTTGATTTGAAGAAGAAGCTAGTAGAAGTGGTGAATGCGGGTCATCCGTCTGCATTATTATTTTTTGATGATGATGAGTTAATTGAATTGAAGCATACTGCAGTACCAGTCGGGTTATTCGACCAGTATGAGATTAAAAAAGAACAGATCCACTACAAAACAAATTTTCAAGGGTTGTTATATACAGATGGGGTAGTTGATGCATTAGCAGACGATTACGATGAAGGGATGCAATTGTTGAAAAAGCATTATGATGGTTGTAAAGGAAATAGTATGAGAAGCGACGAGACGATTGCATGCCTTGAAAGAACGTTAAAGGAAAGAATGAACGTCCAAACAGATGATATATGTATGTTGCACGTACGTATAAAATGAAACCAATTATCAGTGAACCTTTTATTCGCACTGATGATTGGTTGATACGTGATATCTATAAATTAAGTTCTTGAAATTGTTAAATGCTGATAAGCTTTCATAATTTTAGTTTAAAAATTTCATTATACAATTTATAATAGTAAGTAAGATTTTATCTAGGGAAGGACGTAGGGCTCATGGAAAGAACGGACAGAGGTATTTTATTAGAGAGTGGGACCAATGAGTTAGAAATCGTTGAATTTGGAATTGGAAATAATGAGTTCGGTATCAATGTTATTAAAGTAAAAGAAATTATTAATCCTGTTCCTGTTACTGTCGTGCCACATGCGCACCATGCTGTAGAAGGAATCATTCAAATACGTGGTGAAGTTGTGCCGGTTGTGAATATGGCGAAGGTGTTAGGATTCCCAGAATCAGAAGAACCAGAGAAAGATAAGTTTATTGTTTGTGAATTTAATAAAACAAAAATTGTATTCCATGTTCATACGGTTTCACAAATTCATCGTATTTCATGGGATTTAATTGAGAAACCATCAGAGATGTATTCGGGGTTAGAAAGTCAAATTATTGGTGTCATTAAGATGAATGGTAAAATGATCTTAATGCTTGATTATGAGAAGATCGTTGTTGATATTAATCCTGAATCGGGTATTAGCGCTGATCAGCTTAAGAAGCTTGGGCCACGTGATCGTTCTGATAAACGACTAATTGTCGCAGAAGATTCAGCTCTTCTTCGCAAGTTGCTTGAAGAAACGTTAGATGAAGCAGGATATGGTCATGTAGATTTCTTTGAAGACGGTGCTCTTGCGCTTGAGTATTTGGAAAGCCTTATTGATAAAGGTAAGAATCCGAAAGATGAAATTCAGTTAATTATTACAGATATTGAGATGCCGAAAATGGACGGGCATCATTTGACGAGACGATTGAAGGACAATAACGACTTGAAAGATATACCTGTTATTATTTTCTCTTCATTGATTACTGATGATTTACGTCATAAGGGTGAAGTTGTCGGTGCGAATGCTCAAGTGAGTAAGCCAGAAATTGTTGAGCTAGTTGAATTAATTGATAAATTGATCCTATAATTTGAAATGGAAAGCCTTACGTATCATATGCGTAAGGCTTGTTTTATAGATCTACATGCTGTTGCTATTCCATAACGTAAAAAAATAAATGATACCGTAACTGAATGTTCTAGTAGTAGTTAATATCAATAAGGACATAATAATAGCTACTGCCCCTCTATCATAAGAGGTCCAGTAGCTATTATTAATTAAAAATAGGAATCTCCGAGTTTTTTGAAGACTGGTTTTTCATAAGCACGTGGCTTTGATTGAGATTTTGGATTTTGAGTAGGGGGTTTCATCCCAGTGTACGATTGTAGGATACGTTTTGCCATGGAAAGTGACATGCGTGTTTTCGGATTTCGATAAGATTGGTTTGCGTCACCAAGGTGTGGAAGTTGCTTGAAGTCTTCTTTAGAAGGAGGCATATGGAAGTAATAGTCGCCAACTGATACAAGCAAATCTGAGCGCTGCAGGCTATTTTTCGGGTTTTGAGAAAAATGAAGTCCGCATTTTGTCGCTTTGCCTTCTACAATTAATTTCTCCAACGCTTTTTTCTTTAAAAGATATAGGAACTTCGGATCGGGCGCTGTTTTTGCATGACGGTTCACGGTGAAAAGCGCTTGAGCAAGGTTTGATACTGTAAGCTGAATAGGTTGTGTTACTCTTCGCTCATCCGTTCGTTTATGCATTTTAATGAACTCCTTTCTATTTATTTTAATATATTCCATCCCCTTGAATATATTAGTTTGATTATAAACATATTCATAGAAAAAAACAAGGAATCAAGAAAATTGCGCAAATTCAAAATATAATTGGTTGGAAAAATAAAAAGTGTCTGCTCAACTATGAACAGACACTTTTTATTAACGAATTGTTTTTATATCTGCAATGATTTGCTCAAATGGAACATCTAAACCGCTATAATCACGGACGACGATCCCCTCTTGATTAACAAGATAGAAGCTGGTGCCATGCCAAACTTGATCTTCTCCTTCAGGTTTTTCAACTAATGCCTTGAACGATTTCAATGCAAGAGTTTTAACTTCATCAAGTTTGTATCCTGTTAGAAAATCCCAATTCGAGTAATCAACACCAAATTTATCGCCGAATTCTTGTAACATTTGTGGTGTATCAACTTCTGGATCTACACTGAATGAAACGATACGCACATCTTCCATACCTTCTTCTTTCAGTTTAACTTGAAGTTTATTCATATTTGCTGTCATCGGTGGGCATACTGTATCGCAATTTGTAAATATAAAATCGGCTAACCAAACAGTCCCTTTAAGATCTTCTAATGATACTGGATTATTTGCTTGGTTCGTGTATGTAAAGTCTTCAACTTTCCAATTGTTTGGCTCTTCAAGAGTCTTTTCACTATTACTACAAGCAGATAAAATGGTTATTAATAAGAGCACAA
This window harbors:
- a CDS encoding PP2C family protein-serine/threonine phosphatase; this translates as MVLKNNLVGKDHSIINQHWSSTGTMNLLLITDNEAVRVEIEQVLNETELVLDCLASDEVKQLFAMDKELSATCVFIDDSLAKSDLLSICSTLIEQSTEHILSILLLIDEENQQNVLEEAFEIGIFDFIKKPIEKWDLLGRLNAMWHLHRESMNRRKNEAAMNDLLEQFRLNISALKAAANAITITDRNGRIAWVNPYFTKLTGYAEHEAVGKNMRILKSSVHTKEFYQQLWDTITSGKVWRGQITNRRKDGIIYHEEMSITPVYNKLGIITHFISIKEDITERKEMEQQRLDDLQVAKRVQQSALSLPFEDEEIDFSAIYLPSSELAGDMYSWFKIDETKYGVIVLDVMGHGVPSSLVSMSVRSVVGGFITKTIDPVKVIKELNDHMLELFRHDDSYINHYFTAIYMVVDLKKKLVEVVNAGHPSALLFFDDDELIELKHTAVPVGLFDQYEIKKEQIHYKTNFQGLLYTDGVVDALADDYDEGMQLLKKHYDGCKGNSMRSDETIACLERTLKERMNVQTDDICMLHVRIK
- a CDS encoding methyl-accepting chemotaxis protein, which translates into the protein MLSKVQEVANHVKQSSDTLCVSSEDTKNSAEQVAVTISELATGTNDIANSVTSTTNQITTMLNTVDQIASFTDEVIETSEESRNAAKKGHTFSAEALQKMDEMNHTVLETSEIIGKLDKQSKQIGNIVEMITNIAGQTNLLALNASIEAARAGEHGKGFAVVAEEVRKLAVETTSSADQISMLINKTQEESHRAVKAAERGTKVVEEGTQTVIQTTEVFDEISTHVDEVLGRNKEIHEAIQLLKDTGSVIGKEMETISSFTEEASAGAQEVSATSEEQASSANVISHDAVKLAALAEELQEMMSQFRVK
- a CDS encoding cobyric acid synthase encodes the protein MKRKAKSLMIQGTHSDAGKSVLVAAFCRIFNDKGYETAPFKSQNMALNSYITIDGKEIGRAQGVQAEAARVEATVQMNPILIKPSSDSRSQIVVYGKPYQNMEAFNYRKHFYDKGVQIIHDSFAQLSETYERIVIEGAGSPAEVNLNDREIVNMKVAEIADAPVILVGDIERGGVFASLVGTLQLLSEHDRKRVIGVIINKFRGDISLLENGLTWFEEYTGVPVLGVIPYLHGLNIDAEDSVVLDTKPSGLFQQSDLDIVVLRLPYISNFTDIDPFFLEDDCDVRYVSKSSHFGDPDLVIIPGSKSTIADLQFLHDSGLANCVKEAAQKETMIIGICGGYQMLGQIVEDPYEVESVTKQAEGLALFPIKTTMAKEKRTVRSTGELSFDNLSFQVEGYEIHMGQTDGDGKGFITMHDHQDGKINHEETIVGTYFHGLFHNDRFRHHLLNTLRNRKGLAPIQDRTFYDELREDAYNKLADHVRTHVDIERIETIMETYSS
- a CDS encoding chemotaxis protein, which codes for MERTDRGILLESGTNELEIVEFGIGNNEFGINVIKVKEIINPVPVTVVPHAHHAVEGIIQIRGEVVPVVNMAKVLGFPESEEPEKDKFIVCEFNKTKIVFHVHTVSQIHRISWDLIEKPSEMYSGLESQIIGVIKMNGKMILMLDYEKIVVDINPESGISADQLKKLGPRDRSDKRLIVAEDSALLRKLLEETLDEAGYGHVDFFEDGALALEYLESLIDKGKNPKDEIQLIITDIEMPKMDGHHLTRRLKDNNDLKDIPVIIFSSLITDDLRHKGEVVGANAQVSKPEIVELVELIDKLIL
- the trpB gene encoding tryptophan synthase subunit beta, coding for MSRVQTEQKGYFGIFGGSEVSPELQEALDHIEEQFERFKDDKEFNQEFKYYLKEYVGRENPLTFAANLTSKLGGAKIYLKREDLNHTGAHKINNVLGQILLAKRMGAKRVIAETGAGQHGVATAMGCAMFDMDCVIYMGLEDTKRQALNVFRMELLGAEVIAVDKGQGRLKDAVDAALGDLIENYQHTFYLLGSAVGPHPYPTMVKHFQAIISEESKRQIVEKEGRLPDAVIACVGGGSNAIGAFAHYLKEENVRLIGVEPDKAATLTEGVPAIIHGFKTLTLLDDEGNPRPTYSIAAGLDYPGIGPEHSHLKVTNRAEYVTVSNEEVLEAFERLSRTEGIIPALESAHAVAHAMKLAPTMGQDEIIIVNISGRGDKDVQHVFNLLNK
- a CDS encoding FtsW/RodA/SpoVE family cell cycle protein; amino-acid sequence: MNNKISERIDWQLIFYLLVFGIVSCISIWSAQSSGQYGGNFVSKQIFWYVIGTGIIAVMTIFDTDRYRKLTWYLYGVGNFSLLVLWLSPAKIAPVINGQKSWFRLPGDITIQPSEFMKVLFILALSKVIADHHKKYSEKTIQTDFQLLFKIGLTLALPLFLIMQQPDLGTSLVFLAITAGMIIVSGISWKIVLPIYGLVAAIGVTAIALVLKAPKFLQETFGVAPYQLGRIYSWLDPLNYQTSEGYHLTKSIRAIGSGMLTGKVNTDEGIGNRQVYIPESHTDFIFSVIGEEFGFIGTSFVVSLFFLLIYHLIKISLGTNKDFNVYICSGVVSMIAFHVLQNIGMTIQLVPITGIPLPFISYGGSSLMANMFAMGIIFSIRFHHKNYMFNSTKDLE
- a CDS encoding DUF4349 domain-containing protein → MKKLMLSVMAIWLVACSSNGVEETTESAPVEAESEFSGESLKNMSLENEANISIEQDKVSERMVAYESYVEVSVKDVEDVMESVEETVKESGGYIVESTISTDGNYKRGHLSVRVPSQGFENFLTYVESVSEQVDERNVRGEDVTEEYVDLQSRLKAKRAVEERLLSFMNEAEKTEDLLKISDDLARVQEEIERVEGRVKYLKNNTDYALVNITLRDIKIAIPDVMNTDDLQTGEKIKQAFMSSLNGITAFFSSIVVFLIGFSPIILLVAAIGSVVFIILKKRKGRGKRTSE